A genomic window from Haladaptatus caseinilyticus includes:
- a CDS encoding HAH_0734 family protein, translated as MKRLIIHGDPGIRKNAIIEYDDEEQVCFSVTRQGDWHGPDEPQLWCVIGTEAEREDFETRNYVPHWLDTESIDAGAVEVVKHADELAV; from the coding sequence ATGAAGCGGCTCATCATCCACGGGGACCCCGGCATTCGCAAGAACGCCATCATCGAATACGACGACGAAGAACAGGTCTGCTTCTCCGTTACTCGACAGGGCGACTGGCATGGTCCGGACGAGCCCCAACTCTGGTGTGTCATCGGAACCGAAGCCGAGCGAGAGGACTTCGAGACACGGAACTACGTTCCCCACTGGCTCGACACGGAATCCATCGACGCCGGAGCGGTCGAAGTCGTCAAGCACGCGGACGAACTCGCGGTCTAA
- a CDS encoding alpha/beta fold hydrolase, with product MKLRRLATVTASGLGLTALINKTLTERAEPLDPPLDGHQGTYRWRGFDVAYTEAGDPDDPDVLLLHGLHAAATNKEFDGIFQQLATKYHVIAPDLPGFGRSSRPPVDYSASLYTSFVTDFAEDMTDDAICLASSLSGSYATLVQNETGAFSRLELICPTADTGPRRGWLRALLRSPLLGTGLFNALASKRSIRRFNERDGYFSEASYTEKDVEFEWQTSHQPGARFAPASFVSGHLNPDIDLGDELAQVTVPVTLVWGRNAKVTPLEDGQALADEGDTRLVVFDEARLLPHVEHPGPFLDVLFDELAPLEPQ from the coding sequence ATGAAACTCCGACGACTCGCCACTGTTACTGCTAGTGGGCTTGGGCTTACGGCGCTGATCAACAAGACGCTCACGGAACGTGCCGAACCCCTCGACCCACCACTGGACGGGCACCAAGGTACCTATCGATGGAGAGGGTTCGACGTTGCTTACACCGAGGCGGGCGACCCGGACGATCCGGACGTGCTCCTTCTGCACGGGCTTCATGCGGCCGCGACGAACAAGGAGTTCGATGGGATCTTCCAACAGCTTGCGACCAAGTACCACGTCATCGCACCCGACCTGCCGGGCTTTGGTCGCTCCTCGCGTCCGCCGGTCGATTACTCGGCATCGCTGTACACGTCGTTCGTCACGGATTTTGCCGAGGACATGACCGACGACGCGATCTGCCTCGCGTCGTCGCTATCGGGGTCGTATGCCACACTCGTACAGAACGAGACGGGTGCATTCTCGCGGTTGGAACTGATCTGTCCGACCGCCGACACCGGGCCACGCCGGGGCTGGCTTCGAGCGCTTCTTCGCTCGCCACTGCTCGGTACGGGCCTGTTCAACGCCCTCGCCAGCAAACGCTCGATTCGCCGGTTCAACGAGCGCGACGGCTACTTCAGCGAAGCGTCGTATACGGAAAAGGACGTGGAGTTCGAATGGCAAACGTCCCACCAACCTGGCGCGCGATTCGCACCTGCATCGTTCGTGTCGGGCCATCTGAACCCAGATATCGACCTCGGTGACGAACTCGCGCAGGTGACCGTGCCGGTCACCTTAGTCTGGGGGCGGAATGCGAAGGTCACGCCGCTCGAAGACGGCCAAGCACTCGCAGACGAGGGTGATACCCGCCTCGTCGTTTTCGACGAGGCGCGACTCCTCCCGCACGTCGAACACCCCGGTCCGTTCTTGGACGTGTTGTTCGACGAACTAGCGCCGCTCGAACCGCAGTAA
- a CDS encoding thiolase C-terminal domain-containing protein produces MTGVRIAGVGLTHFGKHPERTGRDLFAEASEHAFADSGVSHDDIEALYYGNFMGELAEHQGHQGPLMAEAAGVRAPATRYESACASSGVAIRQAVKDVRNGEADALLVGGAERMNNLGTAGTTEALAIAADDLYEVRAGMTFPGAYALMARAYFDEFGGSREDLAHIAVKNHEHALPNEHAQFQNEISIEQALDAPMIAEPLGLFDACPITDGASAAVLVSDEYAEEHGLDAPVSITGTGQGGDRMALQGRDYLARSPAAEEAAEEAYAEAGIDAGDVDVAEVHDCFTIAEVLALEALDFYAPGEAIGAARRGETTRDGDRPINLSGGLKAKGHPVGATGTSQLVEMTRILRGDHPNSDSVPDAKTGVTHNAGGTVASATVHVLEVVS; encoded by the coding sequence ATGACAGGCGTTCGGATTGCGGGAGTCGGTCTCACCCACTTCGGGAAACATCCCGAGCGAACAGGCAGGGATCTTTTCGCCGAAGCGAGCGAGCACGCATTCGCCGATAGCGGCGTCTCCCACGACGATATCGAAGCACTCTACTACGGCAATTTCATGGGCGAACTGGCCGAGCATCAGGGCCACCAAGGGCCGCTGATGGCCGAGGCCGCGGGAGTTCGTGCACCTGCGACGCGCTACGAAAGCGCGTGTGCATCCAGCGGGGTTGCGATTCGACAGGCCGTCAAGGACGTACGGAACGGCGAAGCCGACGCCTTGCTCGTCGGCGGCGCGGAGCGAATGAACAACCTCGGAACCGCGGGGACGACGGAAGCCCTCGCCATCGCGGCGGATGACCTCTACGAGGTCCGTGCCGGGATGACGTTCCCCGGTGCCTACGCGTTGATGGCTCGTGCCTACTTCGACGAGTTTGGCGGATCGCGGGAGGATTTGGCACATATCGCGGTCAAAAACCACGAGCACGCCCTGCCGAACGAGCACGCACAGTTCCAGAACGAAATCAGCATCGAGCAGGCGCTCGATGCCCCGATGATCGCGGAACCGCTCGGTTTGTTCGACGCGTGTCCTATCACGGACGGTGCATCCGCCGCGGTGCTCGTCAGCGACGAGTACGCCGAAGAACACGGCCTCGACGCGCCGGTTTCCATCACGGGTACCGGACAGGGTGGCGACCGAATGGCGCTCCAAGGGCGAGACTATCTCGCTCGTTCGCCCGCCGCGGAGGAGGCCGCAGAAGAGGCGTACGCGGAAGCAGGGATCGACGCGGGCGACGTGGACGTAGCCGAGGTCCACGACTGTTTCACCATCGCGGAGGTCCTCGCGCTCGAAGCGCTCGACTTCTACGCCCCCGGCGAAGCAATCGGTGCGGCCCGCCGCGGTGAAACGACCCGCGACGGCGACCGCCCGATCAATCTTTCCGGCGGCCTGAAGGCGAAAGGCCACCCGGTCGGCGCGACCGGTACGAGCCAACTCGTCGAGATGACTCGCATCCTCCGCGGCGATCATCCGAACAGCGATTCCGTTCCGGACGCGAAAACCGGCGTGACGCACAACGCGGGTGGCACGGTTGCCAGTGCGACCGTGCACGTGTTGGAGGTGGTCTCGTGA
- a CDS encoding Zn-ribbon domain-containing OB-fold protein, giving the protein MSDHENAGYDEWLDAIAGGDGYFLECGNGHGSLPPRRICPECGATDLETTPLPEAGTVETYTVVHVAAPSFADDVPYTTAVAKFGPVRLTGVADDDVEVGTDVSVKIGESETTGDRLLRFERR; this is encoded by the coding sequence ATGAGCGATCACGAGAACGCGGGCTACGACGAATGGCTCGATGCGATTGCCGGGGGAGACGGATACTTCCTCGAATGTGGGAACGGTCACGGCTCCCTACCACCGCGTCGAATCTGTCCCGAATGCGGCGCGACCGACCTCGAAACGACGCCGCTTCCGGAAGCGGGAACCGTCGAGACGTACACCGTGGTACACGTCGCTGCACCGTCGTTCGCGGATGACGTACCGTACACCACCGCCGTCGCTAAATTCGGTCCCGTTCGACTGACCGGCGTCGCGGACGATGATGTCGAAGTCGGAACCGACGTTTCGGTAAAAATCGGCGAATCGGAAACGACTGGCGACCGATTACTGCGGTTCGAGCGGCGCTAG